A genomic window from Algoriphagus sp. Y33 includes:
- a CDS encoding SDR family oxidoreductase: MKQDSLKDKVVIVTGATSGIGESCARVFGKTGARIVITGRNQEKLDASKAKLEAEGIAVFAVLADASVVDDNKRMAETVIAEFGKIDILINNAGISMRALFENLDFEVFHKVMDTNFWGTVYATKFCLPSIVENKGTVIGISSINGFRGTPARTAYTASKYAMNGFFESLRTEVMKKGVHVLVACPGFTASNIRKNALTAHGSSQGESPRDESKMMSSDEVAEEILMATLKRKRDLVLTTQGKLLVFLNKWMPGRLDHIVYNQMAKEKDSPFH, translated from the coding sequence ATGAAACAAGATAGTCTTAAAGATAAAGTAGTTATTGTCACAGGAGCCACCTCGGGAATAGGAGAGTCCTGTGCCAGAGTTTTTGGAAAAACAGGCGCTAGAATCGTTATTACAGGTAGAAATCAGGAGAAATTGGATGCCAGCAAGGCAAAATTGGAAGCGGAGGGGATAGCTGTTTTTGCGGTTTTGGCCGATGCAAGTGTGGTGGATGACAATAAGCGAATGGCTGAAACGGTTATTGCGGAATTCGGCAAAATAGATATCTTAATAAACAATGCGGGGATTTCGATGCGTGCACTGTTTGAAAATCTTGATTTCGAAGTCTTTCATAAGGTGATGGATACAAACTTCTGGGGCACAGTCTATGCCACTAAGTTTTGTCTTCCCTCAATTGTTGAAAATAAAGGTACGGTAATAGGGATTTCTTCCATCAACGGTTTTCGTGGGACACCCGCCAGAACGGCCTATACGGCCAGTAAATATGCCATGAACGGATTTTTTGAATCATTACGGACTGAGGTGATGAAAAAAGGAGTACATGTATTGGTGGCTTGTCCCGGATTTACAGCCTCAAATATTCGAAAGAATGCACTTACTGCACATGGTTCTTCTCAGGGAGAATCTCCCCGGGATGAATCAAAAATGATGAGCTCGGATGAAGTTGCCGAAGAGATTTTGATGGCAACTTTAAAAAGAAAACGTGATTTGGTGCTGACTACCCAAGGTAAATTACTGGTGTTTTTGAATAAATGGATGCCGGGTAGGTTGGACCATATTGTCTATAATCAGATGGCTAAGGAAAAAGACTCACCTTTCCATTAA
- the rlmD gene encoding 23S rRNA (uracil(1939)-C(5))-methyltransferase RlmD, whose amino-acid sequence MSRKMKNKVITNLLIERIASEGKCLGHHEEKVVFVTGVAPGDVVDVRITKGKNSFMEGEPVNFHEYSKERIDPFCSHFGTCGGCKWQHINYDLQKTYKRQQVVDQFQRIAKVDIPEVWPTLGSEKTRYYRNKLDFTFSNKKWLTLDQIRSGEDFDRNALGFHIPKMFDKIIDVDHCYLQGSISNEVRNELRAFALTRQLSFYDIRNQTGLLRNLIIRTTSTGQAMVIVQFGENDPEGIQMVMRHLNAKFPEITSLLYVINTKGNETFHDLELVTFSGQSYIEEEMEGLKFRIGPKSFYQTNSEQAYELYKVARDFADLQGNEVVYDLYTGTGTIANFVAKQAKQVIGIEYVAAAIEDAKLNSEINGLDNTLFYAGDMKDMLNDEFIANHAAPDLIITDPPRAGMDEKVVQMLLRLNAPKIVYVSCNPATQARDVALLSEKYKVEKVQPVDMFPQTYHVENVVLLTLKS is encoded by the coding sequence ATGTCGCGAAAAATGAAGAACAAGGTGATCACCAACCTACTTATCGAGCGGATTGCCTCGGAGGGTAAATGTCTGGGACATCATGAGGAAAAAGTGGTTTTTGTAACGGGAGTTGCTCCGGGAGATGTGGTAGATGTACGGATTACGAAAGGAAAAAACTCTTTCATGGAAGGGGAACCCGTCAATTTCCACGAGTATTCCAAAGAAAGAATCGATCCATTTTGCTCGCATTTCGGCACATGTGGCGGTTGTAAGTGGCAGCACATCAATTACGACCTGCAGAAAACCTACAAACGCCAGCAGGTTGTAGACCAGTTTCAGCGGATTGCGAAAGTGGACATTCCCGAAGTATGGCCGACGCTGGGTTCAGAAAAAACCCGCTATTACAGAAACAAACTTGACTTCACTTTTTCCAATAAAAAATGGCTGACTCTTGATCAAATCCGCTCGGGAGAGGATTTTGACAGAAACGCCCTGGGATTTCATATTCCGAAGATGTTTGACAAAATCATCGATGTGGATCATTGCTATCTGCAGGGAAGCATATCAAATGAGGTCAGAAATGAACTTAGAGCATTTGCCTTGACTAGGCAACTAAGCTTTTATGACATTAGAAATCAAACAGGCCTGCTTCGGAATCTGATTATCCGCACCACCAGCACCGGTCAAGCTATGGTGATTGTACAGTTTGGAGAAAATGATCCTGAGGGAATTCAGATGGTGATGCGGCATTTGAATGCAAAATTCCCTGAAATCACCTCTCTTCTCTATGTCATCAATACCAAAGGAAATGAAACTTTCCATGACCTAGAACTGGTCACTTTCTCGGGACAGTCCTATATAGAAGAGGAAATGGAAGGATTGAAATTCCGGATCGGCCCAAAATCCTTCTATCAGACCAATTCGGAGCAGGCTTACGAGCTATATAAAGTTGCCCGTGACTTTGCCGATCTGCAAGGCAATGAGGTCGTATACGATCTCTATACCGGCACCGGCACAATCGCCAACTTCGTAGCCAAACAGGCCAAGCAAGTAATCGGAATTGAGTACGTAGCGGCTGCCATAGAAGATGCAAAGCTTAATTCGGAAATCAACGGATTGGACAATACGCTCTTCTACGCGGGGGATATGAAAGACATGCTAAACGATGAGTTCATCGCAAATCATGCCGCACCGGATTTGATTATTACCGACCCTCCGCGTGCCGGAATGGATGAAAAAGTAGTACAGATGCTTCTAAGACTGAATGCGCCAAAAATAGTGTATGTATCCTGCAATCCCGCCACTCAGGCCCGGGATGTGGCACTTCTAAGCGAAAAATATAAAGTGGAAAAAGTGCAGCCCGTGGATATGTTTCCACAAACCTACCATGTAGAAAATGTCGTACTCTTAACTTTAAAATCATGA